A section of the Prochlorococcus sp. MIT 1341 genome encodes:
- a CDS encoding glycosyltransferase family 2 protein, with amino-acid sequence MFVSVVIPTYNRLPILQKCLLALESQVLRSHSDDFEIILVDDGSTDGTLQWLQREEDRFPHLKLFSQEHGGPAKGRNHGVAKSRGDVIIFIDSDLVVTDGFLDSHLSALKQAWKRQGNKLCFTYGSVINTSNFDNPTSEPHKISDVSWAYFATGNVAIDREILEQSGLFDITFCLYGWEDLELGERLRKMRVKLVRCPEAKGYHWHPSLTINSIPRLIRVEIERAKMGLVFYRKHPSRRVRFIIQFTVFHLILWELLTLGGLINERTLRPLLAWLIRRGKAGIAMELLRVPLNRIGVRALFREASLAGFHF; translated from the coding sequence ATGTTTGTCAGCGTTGTAATACCTACATATAACCGTCTGCCGATTCTTCAAAAATGTCTTTTGGCATTAGAAAGTCAGGTTTTGAGATCTCATTCGGATGATTTCGAAATAATTTTGGTTGATGATGGATCTACTGATGGGACTCTTCAATGGCTTCAGAGAGAAGAAGATAGATTTCCACATTTGAAACTTTTTAGTCAAGAGCATGGAGGTCCGGCAAAAGGGAGGAATCATGGAGTAGCAAAATCTCGCGGTGATGTAATAATTTTTATCGACAGTGATCTAGTTGTTACTGATGGTTTTCTTGATTCTCATTTGAGCGCCCTTAAGCAAGCTTGGAAAAGACAGGGAAACAAGCTGTGTTTTACGTATGGATCAGTAATCAATACTTCTAACTTTGATAACCCAACTTCCGAGCCTCATAAGATAAGCGATGTTTCTTGGGCCTATTTTGCAACTGGAAATGTTGCTATAGATAGAGAAATCTTAGAGCAATCCGGATTATTTGATATTACTTTTTGCCTTTACGGATGGGAAGATTTGGAGTTGGGTGAAAGGCTTCGAAAAATGCGAGTAAAGCTTGTCAGGTGTCCTGAGGCTAAAGGTTATCACTGGCATCCTTCACTTACTATTAATAGTATTCCTCGTTTGATTAGAGTAGAAATTGAGCGTGCAAAGATGGGTTTAGTTTTTTATAGGAAACATCCCTCAAGAAGGGTTAGGTTCATTATTCAATTTACAGTTTTTCATTTGATCCTTTGGGAACTTCTTACTCTTGGAGGATTAATCAATGAGAGGACTCTTCGACCTTTGTTGGCATGGTTGATCCGTAGAGGTAAAGCTGGAATAGCCATGGAATTGCTCAGAGTCCCTTTGAATCGCATAGGAGTAAGAGCACTTTTCAGGGAGGCTTCATTGGCCGGATTCCATTTTTAA
- the rpsB gene encoding 30S ribosomal protein S2 produces the protein MAVVTLSEMMEAGAHFGHQTRRWNPKMSRYIYCARNGVHIIDLVKTAVCMNHAYKWTRTAAKSGKRFLFVGTKKQASEVVAIEASRCGAAYVNQRWLGGMLTNWTTMKARIDRLKDLERMDSSGAIAMRPKKEAAVLRRELERLQKYLGGLKGMRRLPDVVVLVDQRRETNAVLEARKLDISLVSMLDTNCDPDLCEVPIPCNDDAVRSVQLVLGRLADAINEGRHGSNDQRGGDTPH, from the coding sequence ATGGCTGTAGTAACTCTTTCAGAGATGATGGAAGCTGGTGCACATTTTGGGCATCAGACTCGAAGATGGAATCCCAAAATGTCTCGCTATATCTACTGTGCGAGAAATGGCGTACACATTATTGACCTTGTAAAGACTGCTGTATGCATGAATCATGCATATAAGTGGACTCGTACCGCTGCAAAAAGTGGAAAACGCTTCCTCTTTGTTGGTACTAAGAAGCAAGCCTCTGAAGTTGTTGCTATTGAGGCAAGTAGATGTGGAGCGGCTTACGTTAATCAGAGATGGCTAGGAGGCATGCTTACTAATTGGACAACGATGAAAGCTCGCATCGATCGTTTAAAGGATCTTGAGAGGATGGATTCCAGTGGTGCAATTGCAATGCGTCCAAAAAAAGAGGCAGCAGTTTTACGTCGCGAGTTAGAAAGGCTTCAAAAGTATCTCGGCGGGTTAAAGGGGATGAGGAGATTGCCAGATGTAGTGGTGTTAGTTGATCAAAGACGTGAAACAAATGCTGTTCTTGAGGCGCGAAAGCTAGATATTTCTTTGGTTTCTATGTTGGACACCAACTGCGATCCAGACCTTTGCGAAGTTCCTATACCTTGCAATGACGATGCTGTCCGATCAGTGCAATTAGTTCTTGGAAGACTTGCTGATGCTATTAATGAGGGACGACATGGTTCAAATGATCAGAGAGGAGGTGACACTCCCCACTGA
- the tsf gene encoding translation elongation factor Ts codes for MAEVTAKLVKDLRDKTAAGMMDCKKALLENDGDLTKATEWLRKKGIASAEKKSGRVAAEGAIGSYIHTGARVGVLLELNCETDFVARGELFQGLLRDVAMQIAACPNVEYVNTDEIPDQVIENEKSIEMGRDDLSGKPEEMKKRIVEGRIGKRLKELALMEQPFIRDSSLTVAELVKQVAGQIGENVKIRRFTRFTLGEGIDIEKTDFASEVASMSVG; via the coding sequence ATGGCGGAAGTAACAGCCAAGTTAGTCAAAGACCTGCGGGATAAAACTGCTGCAGGAATGATGGACTGTAAAAAAGCCCTTTTAGAAAATGATGGGGATTTGACCAAGGCGACGGAGTGGTTGCGCAAAAAGGGTATCGCAAGTGCTGAGAAGAAATCAGGGCGAGTCGCGGCTGAGGGTGCTATTGGGAGTTATATCCATACCGGTGCAAGAGTGGGAGTACTTCTCGAGTTAAATTGTGAAACTGATTTCGTTGCACGTGGCGAACTCTTTCAAGGGCTCCTTAGAGATGTCGCTATGCAGATAGCGGCCTGTCCTAATGTTGAGTATGTAAACACTGATGAGATACCTGATCAAGTTATTGAGAATGAGAAATCAATTGAGATGGGACGTGACGACCTTTCTGGAAAGCCAGAAGAAATGAAAAAAAGGATAGTAGAAGGGCGAATTGGTAAAAGACTTAAGGAACTGGCTTTAATGGAACAACCTTTTATTAGAGATAGCTCCTTAACTGTTGCTGAACTTGTTAAACAGGTGGCAGGCCAGATTGGAGAGAATGTCAAAATTCGTCGCTTCACAAGATTTACTCTTGGAGAAGGAATTGATATTGAAAAGACAGATTTTGCATCTGAAGTTGCTTCAATGTCAGTTGGTTGA
- the recG gene encoding ATP-dependent DNA helicase RecG, producing the protein MVGKSSGTELTGNSKNSLDTQQLCSVLDWIRLLQKAFTLEVEQGFNNLQGRREFFHEFAERQLLEFQEVPLPAETRVQLKELSTQFHLYPEKNKTSRRRLITKSRFELHRLSKHLQPESPIGPPHIRHAKESISNFSSHTKLNSSLSLESLLIDVKGVGPRFAEKLSALGIIFIKDLLEYYPRDYVDYSSLRRISDLRVGETSTIVANVKRSNGFKSPRNPNLSILELHLEDLTGKLKVTRFFAGRRFSSYAYIKSQANLYPPGSTVAVSGLVKSGDYGVSFQDPLIEVMENPSSPIRSQSIGRILSVYPLTEGLKADKFRELVANVLPLAEKFLDPLPPFTLKGLNLMPKSDAIVQIHKPGSTDLLQAARRRLVFDEFFFLQLGLLRKRFEIRTREAPSLRTELQQGGLVEKFLDLLPFSLTGAQERVLAEISSDVSKSEPMARLIQGDVGSGKTVVAIASLLKAVESGWQGALMAPTEVLADQHYRSLCKWLPQIHVNVELLTGSTPRLSRRRILEDLANGSIKILVGTHALIEDPVVFNRLGLVVVDEQHRFGVHQRNNLLGKGLQPHLLTMTATPIPRTLALSLHGDLDVSQIDELPPGRKAIKTSLLKGSERNRAYELIREGVEKGQRAYVVLPLVKDSEKLDLRSAVMTHQELSKQIFPEFEVGLLHGRMTSVDKQEIIRNFSSGQCQVLVSTTVVEVGVDVPEASIMVIEHAERFGLAQLHQLRGRVGRGSCSSYCLLINDSKTPLGKERLEVLTKSNDGFEIAEIDLRLRGPGQILGTRQSGLPDFALASLVKDADVLKQARVEAIRLLNESPDLISKGLLREMLDENWKKFSGKAHLN; encoded by the coding sequence ATGGTGGGGAAATCCTCCGGAACAGAATTAACTGGTAATTCCAAGAATTCTCTAGATACGCAACAACTGTGCTCTGTATTGGATTGGATCAGACTTCTTCAAAAAGCTTTTACACTTGAAGTCGAACAGGGTTTTAACAATCTTCAAGGACGACGGGAGTTCTTTCACGAGTTTGCAGAACGACAACTTTTGGAGTTCCAGGAAGTTCCTTTACCTGCAGAAACAAGGGTTCAGTTAAAAGAATTGTCAACACAATTCCATCTTTACCCCGAGAAGAATAAAACTTCACGAAGGCGATTAATTACTAAATCTCGCTTTGAACTGCATCGCCTTAGCAAACATCTTCAGCCCGAATCCCCAATAGGGCCACCACATATCAGGCATGCTAAAGAATCTATCTCAAATTTCTCTTCTCATACGAAGTTAAACTCTTCTTTAAGTCTTGAAAGTTTGTTGATAGATGTAAAAGGTGTAGGACCTAGGTTTGCTGAGAAACTTTCTGCTCTTGGCATTATTTTTATTAAAGATCTTCTGGAATATTACCCACGAGATTATGTTGACTATTCTTCCTTGCGTCGAATCTCTGATTTAAGAGTAGGTGAAACATCAACGATAGTGGCTAATGTAAAAAGATCTAATGGTTTTAAGAGTCCTCGTAATCCAAACTTATCAATTCTTGAACTTCATTTAGAGGATTTGACTGGCAAGTTAAAGGTCACTCGATTTTTTGCAGGTCGTAGGTTTAGTAGTTATGCCTATATAAAGAGTCAGGCTAATTTATATCCTCCAGGTTCAACTGTTGCTGTAAGCGGATTAGTTAAGAGTGGCGATTATGGGGTTAGTTTTCAAGATCCTTTGATTGAAGTCATGGAAAATCCTTCTTCACCTATTAGATCGCAAAGTATTGGACGTATTTTGTCCGTTTACCCTTTAACGGAAGGACTTAAGGCAGATAAATTTCGCGAGTTAGTTGCAAATGTGTTGCCTCTGGCAGAAAAGTTTTTAGACCCTCTACCACCCTTTACTTTGAAAGGGCTTAATTTGATGCCAAAAAGCGATGCGATTGTTCAAATCCATAAACCAGGATCAACTGATTTATTACAGGCTGCTAGACGAAGGTTGGTTTTTGATGAGTTTTTCTTTCTTCAACTGGGTTTACTCAGGAAACGCTTTGAAATTCGAACTCGGGAAGCTCCTTCTTTAAGAACTGAACTTCAACAAGGAGGCTTAGTAGAGAAATTTCTTGATCTTTTGCCTTTTTCTTTGACGGGAGCACAAGAAAGAGTGCTTGCAGAAATTAGCTCAGATGTCTCCAAGTCAGAACCAATGGCGAGATTAATCCAGGGTGATGTTGGAAGTGGAAAGACGGTTGTGGCTATTGCTTCTCTTTTAAAAGCAGTTGAATCAGGCTGGCAAGGAGCTTTGATGGCACCTACAGAGGTTTTAGCTGATCAACATTATCGATCTCTTTGCAAGTGGCTACCGCAAATTCATGTGAATGTGGAGTTGCTAACGGGATCTACGCCTCGTTTAAGTAGGCGAAGAATTTTGGAAGATTTAGCGAATGGCTCGATAAAGATACTTGTGGGTACTCATGCTCTTATTGAAGACCCTGTAGTTTTCAACAGATTAGGTTTAGTGGTCGTTGATGAACAACATCGTTTCGGTGTTCATCAGAGAAACAACTTGCTTGGGAAGGGACTACAGCCACATCTTCTTACTATGACGGCAACACCAATACCTAGAACACTTGCCCTTTCGCTACATGGTGATCTTGATGTAAGTCAGATTGATGAACTTCCCCCAGGGCGCAAAGCCATTAAAACTTCTCTGCTCAAAGGTTCTGAGAGAAATAGGGCGTATGAACTTATCAGAGAGGGGGTTGAGAAAGGACAGCGAGCATATGTCGTTTTGCCCCTAGTAAAAGATTCGGAAAAACTTGATCTTCGTTCGGCAGTGATGACTCATCAGGAACTATCTAAACAAATTTTTCCCGAATTTGAAGTTGGGTTATTGCATGGACGTATGACTAGTGTGGACAAGCAAGAAATTATTCGAAATTTCTCTTCAGGACAGTGTCAGGTACTTGTTTCTACAACTGTAGTCGAAGTTGGAGTTGATGTGCCAGAAGCGTCAATCATGGTTATTGAACATGCTGAACGCTTTGGCCTGGCACAGCTGCATCAACTTAGAGGTCGAGTCGGACGCGGATCTTGTTCGTCCTATTGCTTGTTGATTAATGACAGTAAAACACCTCTAGGTAAGGAACGACTTGAAGTTCTTACTAAATCTAACGATGGATTTGAAATAGCTGAAATCGACCTTCGTCTTAGAGGCCCCGGGCAAATTCTTGGTACTAGACAGTCTGGGTTGCCAGATTTTGCATTGGCAAGTCTTGTAAAAGATGCAGACGTTTTAAAGCAGGCAAGAGTAGAAGCTATTCGATTATTAAATGAGAGCCCAGATTTAATTTCCAAAGGTTTGTTGAGGGAAATGCTTGACGAAAACTGGAAGAAATTCAGTGGTAAAGCACATTTAAATTAA
- a CDS encoding M15 family metallopeptidase, producing MIRPWATVPILDNGESLCLIPNSLHRLTPHPYVALGAPYVDGIDPFWLREGVVSRLVAAEDQLLRSVSGYRLAIFDAWRPIAVQAFMFQHAVDEECRLKGVSQTESKDSPKMRAILEEVKQFWASPSEDPSTPPPHSTGGAVDLTLVDLQGKEVEMGGEIDEISVISKPNYYALKAEKYKESDFFRWHNRRLILADVMRDLGFAQHPNEWWHFSYGDQLWAWSEGRKNAVYGKSNPPEIKSSTN from the coding sequence ATGATAAGGCCTTGGGCGACTGTTCCTATCCTTGATAATGGGGAATCTCTTTGTTTGATCCCAAATTCACTCCATCGACTAACCCCGCATCCATATGTGGCCTTGGGTGCCCCTTACGTTGATGGAATCGATCCGTTTTGGCTCAGAGAAGGGGTTGTAAGTCGTTTGGTTGCTGCAGAAGATCAACTTCTACGTAGTGTTTCGGGATATCGTTTGGCAATATTTGATGCATGGAGACCAATTGCTGTTCAAGCGTTTATGTTTCAACATGCAGTTGATGAGGAGTGCAGGCTAAAGGGTGTTAGCCAAACTGAGTCAAAAGACTCGCCCAAAATGAGGGCAATTCTTGAGGAAGTCAAGCAGTTTTGGGCTTCTCCATCTGAGGATCCCTCAACCCCTCCTCCTCATTCCACTGGGGGGGCTGTCGATCTAACTTTGGTTGATTTGCAGGGAAAAGAAGTTGAAATGGGAGGTGAAATTGATGAAATTAGTGTAATTTCAAAGCCCAATTATTATGCTCTCAAGGCAGAAAAGTATAAAGAATCGGATTTTTTTCGTTGGCATAATAGGAGATTGATTCTAGCTGATGTAATGAGAGATTTAGGGTTCGCTCAGCATCCAAATGAATGGTGGCACTTTAGTTATGGAGATCAACTCTGGGCTTGGTCCGAAGGACGCAAAAATGCTGTTTATGGTAAATCCAACCCTCCAGAGATTAAATCAAGTACAAATTGA
- a CDS encoding NADPH-dependent assimilatory sulfite reductase hemoprotein subunit, with amino-acid sequence MDRGFSPCIALGGEPNKFENFKENSDYLREPLFTELKNDSNHFSNDALQLLKFHGSYQQDNRDKREKGKEKDWQMMLRLRSPGGRVSPDLFNALDSLSEKLGNRTLRVTTRQAFQMHGIRKDDLHQVINTVICSMGSTLAACGDISRNVMAPAAPFEKGAYPAARKLAQDIADLLSPKAAEEAYLELWADGDLAYKIKPSKRVKNAEIKQKESAVFSGDPKEPLYGSTYLPRKFKCAVTVQGDNSVDLLTQDIGIVVFTNPNGLLKGCNVYVGGGMGRTHNKEETFARIANPLGYVKAENILELIQSILALQRDYGDRKDRRHARMKYLINDRGIGWFRNEIKKYYMHGLEEIRPEPESKLEDYLGWHKQDRKRWFVGIPLLSGRLSGELKKGLNKIIQTYQLDVRLTPNQDLLLCNVGVQQLSSVKKSLDEIGIKDPKHPKKLERHAIACPALPLCGLAITEAERYLPNVLNRVETLLAKLKIEKSILIRMTGCPNGCARPYMAEIGLVGSGVNQYQLWLGGTPDLKTLAKPYLQKMPLNHLEKTIEPLLLDWKKTGLKHSLGKHISNRGDQFVLDLISGGLDLP; translated from the coding sequence ATGGATAGAGGATTTTCACCATGCATTGCACTTGGTGGAGAGCCAAACAAATTTGAAAATTTTAAAGAAAATAGCGACTATCTACGCGAGCCACTATTTACCGAGCTTAAAAACGATAGCAACCACTTTTCTAATGATGCTTTACAGCTATTAAAGTTTCACGGAAGCTATCAACAAGACAATCGTGACAAAAGAGAAAAAGGGAAAGAAAAAGACTGGCAAATGATGCTTCGTCTTCGAAGTCCTGGCGGTCGCGTTTCACCTGATCTTTTCAATGCGCTTGATTCACTATCTGAGAAGCTGGGCAACAGGACCCTGAGGGTTACAACACGCCAAGCTTTTCAAATGCATGGAATCCGTAAAGACGATCTGCATCAAGTTATAAACACAGTCATATGCTCAATGGGGTCAACATTGGCTGCTTGTGGTGATATCTCACGCAACGTTATGGCACCTGCGGCGCCTTTCGAGAAAGGAGCTTATCCAGCCGCGAGGAAATTAGCTCAAGATATCGCCGATCTTCTCAGCCCAAAAGCAGCGGAAGAAGCCTACTTAGAGCTTTGGGCTGACGGGGACCTTGCTTACAAAATCAAACCTAGTAAAAGGGTGAAAAACGCAGAAATAAAGCAAAAAGAATCTGCTGTTTTTAGCGGCGATCCAAAAGAGCCTCTTTATGGCAGCACCTATCTTCCAAGGAAATTCAAATGTGCCGTAACAGTTCAAGGAGATAACTCTGTTGACCTCTTAACTCAAGATATAGGAATTGTTGTTTTTACTAATCCAAACGGCCTTTTAAAAGGATGCAACGTATATGTAGGAGGTGGGATGGGAAGAACTCATAATAAGGAGGAAACCTTTGCTAGAATTGCAAATCCTCTAGGGTATGTAAAAGCAGAAAACATATTAGAACTTATTCAGTCAATCCTCGCCTTACAAAGAGACTACGGGGATAGAAAGGATAGACGACATGCACGTATGAAATATCTTATTAATGATAGAGGGATAGGATGGTTTAGGAATGAAATCAAAAAATACTATATGCATGGTCTTGAGGAAATAAGACCAGAGCCAGAATCTAAATTAGAGGATTATCTAGGATGGCATAAACAAGATCGGAAAAGATGGTTTGTAGGTATTCCACTTTTATCTGGAAGGCTGTCAGGGGAACTCAAAAAAGGATTAAATAAGATCATACAAACGTATCAACTTGATGTACGTCTAACCCCTAATCAAGACCTCCTACTTTGCAATGTAGGCGTACAACAACTTTCTAGCGTAAAGAAAAGTCTTGATGAGATTGGAATAAAAGATCCCAAACACCCTAAAAAACTTGAAAGACATGCAATAGCCTGTCCTGCATTACCATTATGCGGCCTTGCGATTACTGAGGCTGAGCGTTATCTACCCAACGTACTTAACAGGGTAGAGACTTTACTTGCGAAGCTAAAGATTGAAAAATCAATACTAATACGTATGACTGGATGCCCGAATGGTTGTGCTCGTCCATATATGGCCGAAATTGGATTAGTAGGAAGTGGGGTAAATCAATATCAACTTTGGCTAGGTGGAACGCCAGATTTAAAAACACTTGCAAAACCATATCTGCAAAAGATGCCACTAAACCATTTAGAGAAAACAATCGAGCCGTTACTTTTGGACTGGAAGAAGACAGGATTAAAGCATTCACTAGGAAAGCACATTAGTAATAGAGGAGATCAATTTGTACTTGATTTAATCTCTGGAGGGTTGGATTTACCATAA
- the glyS gene encoding glycine--tRNA ligase subunit beta, with the protein MPNFLLEIGTEELPADFARLALPQLEESVRSDLAQVRLSHGLISCNSTPRRIALLVENLAKFAEDIFEERKGPPAEQAFCNDAPTSAAIGFAKRIGVDLKDLEVKETEKGPFVFANTTCIGAPTIEILENLIPSWINSLQGRRFMRWGQGERRFSRPIRWLLALLDEELVPVSLCDTDPKISSGKESRGHRLHNNVISIFSTKDYKEALWSSGVIVNRDERTSFITGLVYPAAKSLNAEPDLPESLLNELIDLVEFPVLIEGSIPEKYLGLPPEVLSTVMRVHQRYIPLYLSNCPKDPLVENSRGVLLSRFLCIGNGLAASVDKVRLGNERVLKARLEDAEFFVSADRSISSEERVGKLSSVTFAEGLGSLLDRVGRMQWLMDPLIKELELDQSSSSNLRRATYLCKHDLVSHMVGEFPELQGIIGGKYLLSEGEERAVALAVSEHYFPRGSGDLLPQSHIGAVLAIIDRLELLISIFAKGGRPTGSSDPYGLRRAGNGILQILWSRGWKLNLDSLLRQSIEHWKDLLPIFEINHLELYEEISGFFCQRIVSLLEDSDFDYDLVQAVAGESTSSLRLLSDPNDARNRIELLLKMRINGTLSTLQAVVTRASGLADKGDLDSTTLNPLSAVDPKLFEKESEIRMLNVLLDLEPLATNKTGACYLELAEGLSSGANVLSSFFDGKDSVMVMSDNEIVRKNRLNLLGVLRNQASVLADFSKLSI; encoded by the coding sequence TTGCCAAACTTTCTTCTTGAGATCGGGACTGAGGAACTCCCTGCAGATTTTGCTCGCCTTGCATTGCCGCAGTTAGAGGAATCTGTTCGTAGTGACTTGGCACAGGTGCGACTTTCTCATGGCTTGATTTCATGCAATAGCACCCCTAGAAGAATAGCTCTACTAGTCGAAAACTTGGCAAAGTTTGCAGAAGACATCTTTGAAGAGAGGAAAGGTCCACCAGCAGAGCAAGCTTTTTGTAATGATGCTCCAACCTCTGCTGCAATTGGTTTTGCCAAGCGGATTGGTGTCGATTTAAAGGATTTGGAAGTAAAAGAGACAGAAAAAGGCCCTTTTGTTTTTGCGAATACTACGTGTATTGGAGCTCCTACGATCGAGATCCTGGAAAATCTGATTCCATCTTGGATAAACAGTTTGCAAGGACGTCGTTTTATGCGCTGGGGGCAAGGGGAAAGACGCTTTTCTCGTCCAATTAGATGGCTTTTGGCTTTGCTTGATGAGGAGTTGGTACCTGTTTCTCTTTGTGATACCGACCCGAAAATTTCGTCAGGAAAGGAGAGTCGAGGACACCGACTACATAATAATGTTATTAGCATCTTTTCTACTAAAGATTATAAAGAGGCCCTTTGGTCATCAGGTGTAATTGTTAATCGAGATGAAAGAACCTCTTTTATTACCGGGTTGGTCTATCCAGCCGCTAAGAGTTTAAATGCAGAGCCAGATTTACCGGAAAGCCTTTTGAATGAACTTATAGATTTAGTCGAGTTCCCCGTTTTAATAGAGGGATCTATCCCTGAAAAATACCTTGGACTTCCTCCCGAGGTCTTGAGTACAGTGATGAGGGTTCATCAACGTTATATACCTCTTTATTTATCGAATTGTCCTAAAGATCCATTGGTAGAAAATTCAAGAGGGGTACTGCTTTCACGTTTTTTATGCATTGGTAACGGCCTTGCTGCTTCGGTGGATAAAGTTAGGTTAGGGAATGAAAGAGTTTTAAAAGCAAGGCTTGAAGATGCAGAGTTTTTCGTTAGTGCAGATAGGTCTATAAGTAGCGAGGAGCGTGTTGGTAAATTATCTTCAGTTACTTTTGCTGAAGGATTGGGTTCATTGCTGGATCGTGTAGGTCGGATGCAATGGTTAATGGACCCTTTAATAAAAGAATTGGAACTTGATCAAAGTTCTTCAAGCAATCTTCGAAGGGCAACATATCTTTGTAAGCATGACTTGGTAAGTCATATGGTTGGAGAGTTCCCTGAATTGCAAGGAATTATTGGGGGGAAATATCTTCTCTCAGAAGGTGAAGAAAGAGCTGTGGCATTAGCAGTTTCAGAACACTATTTCCCTAGGGGCTCTGGTGACTTATTACCGCAATCGCATATTGGTGCTGTTCTAGCCATTATTGATAGATTGGAGCTTTTAATTAGTATTTTTGCAAAAGGAGGACGCCCTACTGGGTCCTCAGATCCTTATGGACTAAGAAGAGCAGGTAATGGGATCCTACAGATTCTGTGGTCAAGAGGGTGGAAGTTGAATTTAGATTCTTTGTTGAGACAGTCTATTGAGCATTGGAAAGATCTTTTGCCAATTTTTGAAATAAACCATTTAGAACTTTATGAGGAGATCTCAGGGTTCTTTTGTCAAAGAATTGTTAGCTTGCTAGAGGATTCTGATTTTGATTATGATTTAGTTCAAGCAGTTGCTGGAGAAAGTACTTCTTCTCTGCGATTACTTTCGGACCCTAATGATGCCAGGAATCGTATTGAACTGTTGTTAAAGATGCGAATAAATGGAACGCTTTCAACCTTACAAGCTGTTGTTACAAGGGCTTCAGGACTTGCAGATAAAGGAGACCTTGATTCCACAACTCTAAATCCCTTAAGTGCTGTAGATCCTAAGTTGTTCGAAAAAGAAAGTGAGATAAGAATGCTAAATGTATTATTAGATCTCGAGCCACTCGCAACTAATAAAACGGGTGCTTGTTATTTGGAGTTGGCTGAAGGACTTAGCTCTGGTGCAAATGTTTTGTCCTCTTTCTTTGATGGCAAAGACAGTGTGATGGTTATGTCGGATAATGAAATTGTGAGAAAAAATCGATTGAATTTATTAGGGGTATTGAGAAATCAAGCATCTGTACTTGCAGACTTCAGCAAGCTATCTATATAG